One part of the Parasteatoda tepidariorum isolate YZ-2023 unplaced genomic scaffold, CAS_Ptep_4.0 HiC_scaffold_146, whole genome shotgun sequence genome encodes these proteins:
- the LOC122272793 gene encoding dynactin subunit 3-like: MHDTDTIEAIESRIKSLEDLVYGNSAPDSENKCVETLMNVQNKLQSAVTGREKITTVFSKLDDLEKYLNPDFKENVTLTDPVKTNLVLLEEDRIRNAVDSLQTVKELMQYLDSEHIKVVPSLCPKLYEVSQIQIKLQENAAELTKETKQLIANYDDLVLSLSKQFILWDSILSKIEKEKLPKKKILT; the protein is encoded by the exons CATAAAAAGCTTAGAAGACCTTGTATATGGAAATTCAGCTCCAGATTCTGAgaataaa tgtGTGGAAACTTTAATGAATGTTCAGAACAAGTTACAGTCTGCTGTCACTGGAAGAGAAAAGATAACTACGGTATTTTCTAAAT tgGATGacctggaaaaatatttaaatccagATTTTAAGGAGAATGTGACTTTAACTGACCCAGTAAAAACGAATTTGGTTCTTCTAG AGGAAGATAGAATAAGGAATGCAGTGGATTCTTTACAAACAGTGAAagaattaatgcaatatttagaTAGTGAGCACATCAAAG TTGTACCATCTCTTTGTCCTAAACTATATGAAGTGAGTcagattcaaattaaattgcaa GAAAATGCTGCTGAGCTGACCAAGGAAACTAAACAACTCATTGCAAACTATGATGATCTT GTTTTATCTCTGtcaaaacagtttattttgtgGGATTCTATTCTGTCTaagatagaaaaagaaaagctgCCTAAAAAGAAGAttctaacataa